The window GATCACGGTCCTTATTCGTCTTCTCGGCGGTTATCCTGAAGGTGTCTGCTACTCCATCTTGTTGATGAATGCCGTTACACCGTTGATTGACCGTTTGGTAAAACCACGCATCTTTGGTTCAGTAAAGGCAAAGGGGGCGAACTAAAATGTCAGAAACTACAGGAAGCAGCATTTTCAAGATTGCTCTCAACCTGATCCTGACTTGTTTGGTATCAGGATGTATCATCGGCGCCGTATATTTTGTTACAGGTCCGATCGCGAAAGTAAAAGCGGAACAGATGAAACAGGAGTCGATGAAAGCTTTGGTGCCTACGGCTGATTCGTTTGTGCCGGTAGCGAATGAAAAAGATACGTTCATTGCCCAAAAAGGCGGACAGAAGGTCGCTTTTATCATTCCGACGGAACCGAAAGGGTACGGCGGACCGATCAAGATGTTGACGGCCGTTTCCTCTGACGGTGCGGTAATGGATTATACGA of the Megasphaera vaginalis (ex Bordigoni et al. 2020) genome contains:
- a CDS encoding RnfABCDGE type electron transport complex subunit G, giving the protein MSETTGSSIFKIALNLILTCLVSGCIIGAVYFVTGPIAKVKAEQMKQESMKALVPTADSFVPVANEKDTFIAQKGGQKVAFIIPTEPKGYGGPIKMLTAVSSDGAVMDYTMLEANETPGLGDRAAKDPFRGQFKGKKIDALEVTKDHSDTKHIQAMTGATISSRAVTLGVKEAVEKAAQLGGN